A genomic region of Halomonas aestuarii contains the following coding sequences:
- a CDS encoding LutC/YkgG family protein encodes MSARDTILRRLRERTDGPLSAPESDFAVVTHRGWSAEERLERFERLITSVHGEVLHVTRDDWTQALAQLLSDKGVNRLALGREHPVAAEARAALADAEVELVDVDRAIESWQREQFDRVDAGLTSVRGAIAETGSLWLWPTPDEPRRLSLVPPLHVAVLDADTIEDTFFDVVEAHDWAGGMPTNALLISGPSKTADIEQTLAYGVHGPRELVVLVRHPKGA; translated from the coding sequence ATGAGTGCCCGCGATACCATCCTGCGGCGTCTGCGCGAGCGCACCGACGGCCCGCTGAGCGCCCCCGAGAGCGACTTCGCCGTCGTGACCCACCGCGGCTGGAGCGCCGAGGAGCGCCTCGAGCGCTTCGAGCGTCTCATCACCTCGGTGCATGGCGAGGTGCTGCACGTCACCCGGGACGACTGGACCCAGGCCCTGGCCCAGCTGCTGTCCGACAAGGGCGTGAACCGCCTGGCGCTGGGGCGCGAGCACCCGGTGGCCGCCGAGGCCCGGGCGGCCCTGGCGGACGCCGAGGTCGAACTGGTGGACGTCGATCGCGCCATCGAGTCCTGGCAGCGCGAGCAGTTCGACCGGGTCGATGCCGGACTGACCTCGGTGCGCGGGGCCATCGCAGAGACCGGCAGCCTGTGGCTCTGGCCGACGCCGGACGAGCCGCGCCGGCTCAGCCTGGTGCCGCCCCTGCATGTCGCCGTGCTGGATGCCGACACCATCGAGGACACCTTCTTCGATGTCGTCGAGGCCCACGACTGGGCCGGCGGCATGCCCACCAACGCCCTGCTGATCTCCGGGCCCAGCAAGACGGCCGACATCGAGCAGACCCTGGCCTACGGCGTCCACGGCCCCCGGGAGCTGGTGGTACTGGTGCGCCACCCGAAGGGAGCCTGA
- a CDS encoding LutB/LldF family L-lactate oxidation iron-sulfur protein, translating to MMDATPTVQTPTVQTYTPREFHRQAHDALGNPQIRANFRKAMDGLMDKRRDVFGDWDLETLRELGANIRLRALAKLPDLLEQLEANCEANGIRVHWAEDGEQACRIIRELCEARDAKAVIKGKSMVTEEMHLNAHLEAAGIEALESDLGEYLVQLNEQTPSHIIMPAIHLNTDEISGIMHDKTGLERTRDVDVMTAAARHQLRERFMAADVGISGVNFAVAETGTLCLVENEGNGRMTTTVPPVHIAVTGIEKVVEQLRDVPPLYALLTRSATGQHVTTYFNMINSPRKAGEHDGPEEVHLVLVDNGRSNIYQDDELLDTLRCIRCGACMNHCPVYTRVGGHTYGTTYPGPIGSILMPHLMGLEETKDLPTASSLCGACGEVCPVKIPIPDLLVRLRRESVGEGRGNVPGAGVKRTRTEAAAWKGFQWLATHPSAWRGGTAVAGKLRALAPARLGPWTDYRSAPKPAGTSLHALVKRHRAGKDTGNTTGGNRGEHDS from the coding sequence ATGATGGACGCGACCCCCACCGTACAGACCCCGACGGTGCAGACCTATACGCCCCGCGAGTTCCATCGCCAGGCCCATGATGCCCTGGGCAATCCCCAGATCCGGGCCAACTTCCGCAAGGCCATGGATGGGCTGATGGACAAGCGCCGCGACGTCTTCGGCGACTGGGACCTGGAGACCCTGCGCGAGCTGGGCGCCAACATCCGGCTGCGCGCGCTGGCCAAGCTGCCCGATCTGCTCGAGCAGCTGGAGGCCAACTGCGAGGCCAACGGCATCAGGGTGCACTGGGCCGAGGACGGCGAGCAGGCCTGCCGGATCATCCGCGAGCTCTGCGAGGCGCGCGATGCCAAGGCGGTGATCAAGGGCAAGTCGATGGTCACCGAGGAGATGCACCTCAATGCCCACCTGGAGGCGGCGGGCATCGAGGCGCTGGAGTCCGACCTCGGCGAGTACCTGGTGCAGCTCAACGAGCAGACGCCCTCGCACATCATCATGCCGGCGATCCACCTCAACACCGACGAGATCTCCGGCATCATGCACGACAAGACCGGCCTCGAGCGGACCCGGGACGTCGATGTCATGACCGCGGCGGCCCGCCACCAGCTGCGCGAGCGCTTCATGGCGGCGGACGTCGGCATCTCGGGCGTGAACTTCGCGGTGGCCGAGACCGGCACCCTCTGCCTGGTGGAGAACGAGGGCAACGGCCGGATGACCACCACGGTGCCCCCGGTGCATATCGCGGTGACCGGCATCGAGAAGGTGGTGGAGCAGCTGCGCGACGTGCCTCCGCTCTACGCCCTGCTGACCCGCTCGGCCACCGGCCAGCACGTCACCACCTACTTCAACATGATCAACTCGCCGCGCAAGGCCGGCGAGCACGACGGTCCCGAGGAGGTGCACCTGGTGCTGGTCGACAACGGCCGGTCGAACATCTACCAGGACGACGAGCTGCTCGACACCCTGCGCTGCATTCGCTGCGGCGCCTGCATGAACCACTGCCCGGTCTATACCCGGGTCGGCGGCCACACCTACGGCACCACCTACCCGGGCCCCATCGGCAGCATCCTCATGCCCCACCTGATGGGGCTGGAGGAGACCAAGGACCTGCCCACGGCCTCCAGCCTGTGCGGCGCCTGCGGCGAGGTCTGCCCGGTCAAGATCCCGATTCCTGACCTGCTGGTGCGCCTGCGCCGGGAGTCGGTGGGGGAGGGGCGTGGCAACGTGCCCGGTGCCGGCGTGAAGCGCACCCGCACGGAGGCCGCGGCCTGGAAGGGCTTCCAGTGGCTGGCCACCCACCCGAGCGCCTGGCGGGGCGGCACGGCGGTGGCCGGCAAGCTCCGGGCGCTGGCGCCGGCGCGTCTGGGGCCCTGGACCGACTATCGCTCCGCGCCCAAGCCGGCCGGTACCTCGCTGCATGCCCTGGTGAAGCGGCACCGCGCAGGGAAGGACACCGGCAATACCACGGGCGGCAACAGGGGAGAGCACGACTCATGA